From Balneola sp. MJW-20:
CGGCCCTTTTATTCAGTTCAGTTCACTACATAGGCGCATTAGGAGATGCATTCACACTTTCTTCATTCCTGTATCGCTTCGTGTTTGGAGTCATCCTTAATGTCCTGTATGTTAGTAGAGGCTTTGGGATAGCCGCATGGACACATGCTCTTTACGATATAATGGTGATAACTTTTCTGAACGGCTAAGAGAAAGCCTAACACGTCTATCAATACAATCTATTTAAAATTGACCGTTGGTATCTATAATATCCGCGCTCAACATTAAATCTTTACGCGAGATTTGTATTGACCAATGCAGAAAGGTACATTGAATTTAAATGAACGGGATGTACTTATGCCTGATCTTACGAGGGATGAAAGAAAAAAGCAGAAGGACTTTGACGAAGAGATCATTCCTCACATGGATGCGCTATATAACTTCGCCTTACGCCTGACGACCGATCCAAACGATGCTGAAGATCTGGTTCAGGATACTATTGTCAAAGCTTATCGCTTTTTCAGCAGTTACGAAAAAGGCACCAATGCGAAGGCCTGGATGTTTCGTATCCTGAAAAATTCTTTCATCAATAATTACCGGAAGACCTCAAAAAAACCGAGCCAGGTTGATTACGACGAGGTCTCATCATATTACGAAAGTGTGAGAGCAGAAAGCACTGATACTTCCGATCTTGAGAACCTTATGTTCCGGGAGCTGATGGATGATGATATCACCAACGCCCTTTCCCGATTGCCGGAAGATTTCCGTACCGTGGTTATGCTTTGTGATGTTGAAGGATATACCTACGAGGAGATCGCCAATATGCTTGATGTACCCATAGGAACCATCCGCTCAAGGCTGCATCGTGGAAGAAATCTGCTTAAAACTGAATTGATCGAATACGCTAAAAAGCGCGGTTACACCGGAGACTGATCCAGAACCTTTTCTTCTGCTGGTTTTTTGTCTTTCTCTGCATTCAGAGTCACCCGCATGGTCGTACCCTCACCTAATTCGGATCGAAGCACAAATATATGCCCGTTGTGATAATCTTCAATGATCCGTTTAGTTAAACTCAGGCCAAGACCCCATCCTCTTTTCTTAGTACTGAAGCCGGGTTTGAATATATTCTTAACATTCTTGATATCGATCCCTCCGCCAGAGTCTTCAATATCAATGATAACTTCACCTTCTTCCAGTTTAGAGCTGATATTGATGAATGCTTCACCCTTTTCAGAACCGTTAAGTGCATCCATTGCGTTTTTTACCAGGTTTTCAATGGCCCATTGAAACAGTTCAGGGTTTACAGATACTATTGCCTCGGCTTCCAGCGATTTATTCACTTTTATGTGTTTAGCCCGGCTGGGCAGCCTTCTTTCCATGTAGCTTACTACCAGTTCCAAAATAGATTCAATTCTCATCGGCTTCAGTTCCGGTTCAGAACCGATCTTACCGAATCTTTCAGCTACACCTCGTAATCTCTGTATATCCTTTTCTATCTCCTGAGCAATGTTACTGGCGGTCTCGTCATACCTGTATTCGTCTTTGAGAAGCTGGATCCAGCCATATAAGCTTGAGATCGGGGTACCCAGCTGATGCGCTGCTTCTTTTGCCATACCAACCCAA
This genomic window contains:
- a CDS encoding sigma-70 family RNA polymerase sigma factor, which gives rise to MPDLTRDERKKQKDFDEEIIPHMDALYNFALRLTTDPNDAEDLVQDTIVKAYRFFSSYEKGTNAKAWMFRILKNSFINNYRKTSKKPSQVDYDEVSSYYESVRAESTDTSDLENLMFRELMDDDITNALSRLPEDFRTVVMLCDVEGYTYEEIANMLDVPIGTIRSRLHRGRNLLKTELIEYAKKRGYTGD
- a CDS encoding sensor histidine kinase → MNLYVPLARVKILLMVLLIFLGIGSVVYNQYLVDKILEQEARSVELLAKAIEFTASRTNEQAGTMLLNSVEELRMIPQVPDSVIDLILEAEAAKSSTEFTSRIIIDEDFKIPAIVVDETGFIIHHKNVDIKRLETEESREELFREFRSLNPPIRIVLGDERREIVNYVYYGESPTVQLLRYFPYIQILLLSLLLGIGYTTYRSITRSEQSNLWVGMAKEAAHQLGTPISSLYGWIQLLKDEYRYDETASNIAQEIEKDIQRLRGVAERFGKIGSEPELKPMRIESILELVVSYMERRLPSRAKHIKVNKSLEAEAIVSVNPELFQWAIENLVKNAMDALNGSEKGEAFINISSKLEEGEVIIDIEDSGGGIDIKNVKNIFKPGFSTKKRGWGLGLSLTKRIIEDYHNGHIFVLRSELGEGTTMRVTLNAEKDKKPAEEKVLDQSPV